Below is a genomic region from Pirellulales bacterium.
AGCTGCGCCGAATCAATCTTCCGACCCGGGGTAAAGGCATCGAGCGCGTCGACCACGCTCATGACCTTGGTCAGGGCCGGGCGCTGTGCGTCCCCCTGCTCGTCTTGCACAAAGCATTCGGTGCGCAGCCGTTCTTCCAGGTGCCGGATGTGCGGCACGAAGTTGGGATCGTTCTCCGCCGGCACCGGCACGATCAAATCCCATACGCCGGCTCCGCCGAGCTTTGTTTCCACGAAATTGTAGGCGTGTACGATCGGGCTCGAACGACGGAAATTCTTCGTAAAATCGCTCTCCACCTCAAGCCAGAATGTGCCCAATAGCGGCGGGCCGGCGATCGCCACCGCGATCGCGGCCAACAGCTTCGGGCGGCGCTCGATCAATGACGAAATCCAGTGCAGGCTGAGATCGAGATGTCCCTCGCCCCACGCCCGCTTCGGGTCGGCGTCAATCCGTCCGGCCAGCGACAGCCCCGGCACCAGCATCATGATCACGAGCAAGGTGAACACGGCGGCGATCGACATCATCAGGCCGAAATCGTGGACCGGGCCGACGCGCGACACCATCAGCGAACCGAAGCCGGCCGTATCGGTGATGCAGGCCCAAAAGATCGGACCCGCTAATGACCCGCCGGCCACGATCATGGCTTCGCGCGGGAGAAAGCCGTCGTCGCGCAGCTCGCGAAAGCCAATCACGATGTGTACGACCGTGGCAATGGCGATCACGGCGACCACGGCCCACAACATCGAACTGACCATGCTCATGCGAAAGCCGCCTCCGACCAGTAGTCCTTCGGTGAGCATCAGCGTCGAAAAGACCACCGCCATCGGCACGATCACCCAGCGGAGGCTGCGGAAACAGAAGACGATCGTCAGCGACAACAGAACGGTCGAGGCGATGCCCAGCCGCTCGCCGTCTTCGTCGAGGTAGCGAAAACCGTCCACGATCATCACCGGTTCGCCGGTCAACACGCCGCCTGGCGCGATTTCATCGATCGCTTCGCGCATACGGTCGACGGTTTCCCAGCGCTCGACCGATGACTGGCTCTCGGGCTTGAACACGCACACCACGGCCGCGGTGCGCCGATCGGCGCTGACGGTGTATCCTTCGGACAATTTGAGAAAAGCCTCGCGCTGCGAGGCGATGGGCCACATCAACAGTTGCTGGCCGAGTGGACTGCGCGTCAGGCTCAGGACGCTGGCAATCCCCTCGACGTGCTCGAGCGCCGCCGAGAGTTTTTCCAGCCGTTCCAGGCCGCCAAGGGTCAGCAAGTCGGCGTCGTCGTAGGCCGCCAGGGCCACCTCGTTGCCGCCGAAGGTACGCTGCAACTTGTGATAAGGAGCCAGGATCGGATCATCCGGCGCGAACATATTCTCGACCGAACGATCGTACGCCAGACGCTGCGCGGGAAAGTACGCCACCAGCGTGAGAAGCAGCCCCAACGCCAGTAGCCGCCAGCGCCGCTCGACCAACCAGTGTGCCAGGCGTCCGCCGAACGTCGCCGACAAATGCGGCGGGACCGGCGCGCCATCGACCACGATCTCGGGCTGGTGGTCCGGCGAGGTTGGCTCGGTGGTGTCAGAATCGTGCATATCCATTCGTTACGTCAGCGGGCGATGGTGTTGTGCTCAATCATGGCCGGTGCAGGGCCGTTGCTGCAAGCCGGGATGAGCTAGTCGGCAGCGGGCAGCAGGCAGTCGGCAGTGAAAAGAACTAGGCAATCGTCGGTAGCCAGTATTCAGAAAAAAA
It encodes:
- a CDS encoding MMPL family transporter codes for the protein MHDSDTTEPTSPDHQPEIVVDGAPVPPHLSATFGGRLAHWLVERRWRLLALGLLLTLVAYFPAQRLAYDRSVENMFAPDDPILAPYHKLQRTFGGNEVALAAYDDADLLTLGGLERLEKLSAALEHVEGIASVLSLTRSPLGQQLLMWPIASQREAFLKLSEGYTVSADRRTAAVVCVFKPESQSSVERWETVDRMREAIDEIAPGGVLTGEPVMIVDGFRYLDEDGERLGIASTVLLSLTIVFCFRSLRWVIVPMAVVFSTLMLTEGLLVGGGFRMSMVSSMLWAVVAVIAIATVVHIVIGFRELRDDGFLPREAMIVAGGSLAGPIFWACITDTAGFGSLMVSRVGPVHDFGLMMSIAAVFTLLVIMMLVPGLSLAGRIDADPKRAWGEGHLDLSLHWISSLIERRPKLLAAIAVAIAGPPLLGTFWLEVESDFTKNFRRSSPIVHAYNFVETKLGGAGVWDLIVPVPAENDPNFVPHIRHLEERLRTECFVQDEQGDAQRPALTKVMSVVDALDAFTPGRKIDSAQLGATLAPLKKMMPIVALLHGRDPQDDDREFVRIMLRSQERQGSAEKERLIQQVGAISREEFPEAQVTGFYVLLTRLIESMLGDQWLTFILSTSGIFLMMLIAFRSVPTALITLVPNALPIMVVTGLLGWLGLKINMGGAMIAAVSMGLAVDSSAHYITAFRMFRAEGQSIDQAMRSVHNSVGRAVVFSTLALIVGFTALCLSQFIPTIYFGVLVSLSMIGGMAGNLVILPLLLKLITPRDEVPPAAEEAPLDQVVTGAGAR